A genome region from Dendrosporobacter quercicolus includes the following:
- a CDS encoding HD family phosphohydrolase, translating into MQPNSIFAKPVARRILLGSAFFVLFMIVLSADIIPDKVSFQVGQVSDRDVVAPRTISYVDSIKTKKLEAEVLASVANVYDLDVAVLTKAEENVGAVFQSARSVLADKSLAAGDKRLERLQQVLPVSLPSLSLNGLVSLDEAGLAKAQEHTVTLLRKYFQRGIRDDELNVTRKHIVIETEELGLDQNVEAVVAGLTQQLLKPNYILNVRETDKRKKSALDSIEPVRETIKKGQVVVRRGDVVTVEQIHAMEELGLYKGQLSELRIFGLSIFVLTVIGMLLGYLYKFAYPVYANDLHLVLLGLILLVALLLGKGAHYYSDFAAPIATGALLAAILIDARVGLVVSLALSMLFGVIVDHDLRAVAAALIGSVVGVFSVSKMTHGYSLIKTGLWIAAANFLVIGATGLMQQMDAYPVLMQGLLGIFSGIGAAVITTGLLPYLEHTFNITTPLKLLDLAQSNHPLMQRLLLEAPGTYHHSVLLGNLAEAAADLVGADPVTVRVGACYHDIGKIKRPYFFVENQFGAENPHDKIAPSLSTLIVTAHIKDGVDLCREYRLPPVIIDIVQQHHGTMLVSYFYKRATENEHGDCVIEADFRYEGPRPQSKEAALIMLADACEAAVRSLAKPNVNRIEAMVRKIIRERLHDGQLDECNLTLRDLNTIGDAYIRILSSMFHTRIEYPDAIKELERRKSKNGNCIKQLAGKDDGNAAAGGNSDGGIKKDG; encoded by the coding sequence ATGCAACCCAACAGCATTTTTGCTAAGCCGGTTGCGCGGCGAATACTACTGGGATCGGCTTTTTTCGTTTTGTTTATGATTGTTTTGTCGGCTGATATTATTCCGGACAAGGTTTCGTTTCAGGTGGGGCAGGTAAGTGACCGCGATGTTGTTGCCCCGCGAACAATCTCTTATGTGGATAGTATCAAGACCAAAAAACTTGAGGCCGAGGTTTTGGCCAGTGTGGCCAATGTCTATGATCTTGATGTGGCGGTATTGACGAAAGCTGAAGAAAACGTCGGTGCGGTTTTTCAATCCGCCCGGTCTGTTTTAGCTGATAAAAGCTTAGCTGCCGGCGATAAACGGCTGGAGAGGCTTCAGCAGGTTTTGCCTGTTTCTTTGCCCAGTCTGAGCCTGAATGGCCTGGTAAGCCTGGATGAAGCCGGCCTGGCTAAAGCGCAGGAGCATACCGTTACTTTGTTAAGGAAATATTTTCAGCGGGGTATCCGCGACGACGAGCTTAATGTAACCAGAAAGCATATTGTCATCGAAACGGAAGAGCTGGGGCTTGATCAGAATGTTGAGGCCGTAGTGGCTGGGCTGACCCAGCAATTGCTTAAGCCTAATTATATTCTTAATGTACGCGAAACGGACAAACGCAAGAAGTCAGCGCTGGACAGCATTGAGCCTGTCCGTGAAACAATTAAAAAGGGTCAGGTTGTTGTCCGGCGCGGCGATGTGGTAACTGTTGAGCAAATTCACGCAATGGAGGAGCTTGGCTTATATAAAGGACAGCTAAGTGAATTGCGGATTTTTGGTTTGTCAATTTTTGTACTGACTGTCATTGGAATGTTGCTGGGCTATTTATATAAGTTTGCCTATCCGGTTTATGCCAATGACCTGCATTTGGTATTGCTGGGGTTAATTTTACTGGTGGCTCTTCTTTTAGGAAAGGGCGCCCATTACTACTCTGATTTTGCCGCTCCCATTGCGACCGGCGCCCTGTTGGCGGCAATTCTGATTGACGCCCGCGTTGGCCTGGTGGTCAGCCTGGCCCTGTCGATGTTGTTCGGGGTTATTGTGGACCATGATTTGCGGGCTGTTGCCGCTGCTTTGATTGGCAGTGTGGTGGGGGTATTCAGCGTATCAAAAATGACGCATGGCTATAGCTTAATTAAAACCGGCCTGTGGATTGCCGCGGCTAATTTCCTGGTGATTGGAGCAACCGGCCTGATGCAGCAGATGGACGCTTATCCGGTTCTGATGCAGGGCTTGCTGGGAATTTTCAGCGGTATCGGCGCCGCCGTAATCACCACCGGCTTACTGCCATATCTTGAGCATACCTTTAATATAACCACACCGTTAAAATTACTGGATTTAGCCCAGTCCAATCATCCTTTGATGCAGCGATTGCTGCTGGAAGCGCCCGGCACCTATCATCACAGTGTTTTGCTCGGTAATCTTGCTGAGGCTGCGGCGGATCTAGTCGGCGCCGATCCTGTCACGGTAAGAGTTGGTGCCTGCTATCACGATATCGGCAAAATTAAGCGGCCCTACTTTTTCGTTGAAAATCAATTTGGCGCCGAAAACCCTCATGATAAGATCGCTCCGTCATTAAGTACGCTGATTGTCACCGCTCATATTAAGGACGGCGTGGATTTGTGCCGCGAGTATCGTTTGCCGCCGGTGATTATTGATATTGTTCAACAACATCACGGAACTATGCTGGTGTCTTATTTCTATAAAAGGGCAACGGAAAACGAGCATGGCGACTGCGTTATCGAAGCTGACTTCCGTTATGAGGGCCCCCGCCCGCAAAGCAAGGAGGCAGCGCTCATTATGCTGGCAGATGCCTGTGAAGCTGCAGTAAGATCATTGGCCAAGCCCAATGTTAACCGCATTGAGGCAATGGTGCGCAAAATTATTCGCGAGCGTTTGCATGACGGCCAGCTGGATGAATGCAATCTAACGCTAAGAGATTTAAATACGATTGGCGATGCCTATATTAGGATTTTATCCAGCATGTTCCATACGCGGATTGAGTATCCTGACGCCATCAAGGAACTCGAGAGGAGAAAAAGCAAGAATGGAAATTGTATTAAGCAACTTGCA
- a CDS encoding PhoH family protein yields MRQNSEKRFLFASAQEALGILGHNDAHLNMICTAFSAQVVSRGEELILSGAEDEVDQLANLFAELRYLYRQGHPVTAHDIKYSIRLLKEGRDSKLHEMFGDTVLVTAYGRHIRPKTLGQLVYLQAIRHNYITLGIGPAGTGKTYLAVAMAVFSLKNKSVKRIVLTRPAVEAGEKLGFLPGDLQEKVDPYLRPLYDALEDILGTDTFQKYMSKNIIEVAPLAYMRGRTLDDAFIILDEAQNTTPPQMKMFLTRLGFGSKMVVTGDLSQTDLPYGTISGLRQAQQILNGITGIECITLNESDVIRHEIVGRIIKAYDRYEQEQH; encoded by the coding sequence TTGCGGCAAAATTCGGAGAAACGGTTTCTGTTTGCAAGCGCTCAGGAGGCTTTGGGAATTTTAGGCCATAATGATGCGCATTTGAATATGATTTGCACTGCATTTTCCGCCCAGGTCGTCAGCCGGGGGGAGGAACTCATCCTTTCCGGTGCAGAGGACGAGGTTGATCAGCTGGCTAATTTGTTTGCGGAACTGCGCTATTTATATCGCCAGGGCCATCCGGTAACCGCTCATGATATTAAATACAGTATCCGTTTGCTGAAGGAAGGCCGGGACAGCAAGCTTCATGAAATGTTTGGCGATACGGTGCTTGTTACTGCCTACGGGCGGCACATCAGGCCCAAAACCTTGGGCCAGCTCGTCTATTTGCAGGCAATCCGCCATAATTATATTACGCTGGGAATAGGCCCGGCCGGAACTGGGAAAACTTATCTTGCAGTAGCAATGGCAGTTTTTTCCTTAAAAAACAAGTCCGTTAAGCGGATCGTCCTTACCCGGCCTGCTGTCGAAGCCGGTGAAAAACTGGGTTTTTTGCCAGGCGATTTGCAGGAAAAGGTAGATCCTTATTTGCGGCCGCTGTATGATGCGCTGGAGGATATTCTGGGTACGGACACCTTTCAGAAATATATGAGCAAAAACATCATTGAGGTTGCGCCGCTTGCTTATATGAGGGGGCGGACGCTTGACGATGCTTTTATTATTCTTGATGAGGCGCAGAATACAACGCCGCCCCAGATGAAAATGTTTTTAACCCGGCTGGGATTTGGTTCGAAAATGGTGGTTACCGGGGATTTAAGTCAGACCGATTTGCCTTACGGAACTATATCCGGTCTGAGACAAGCCCAGCAGATTCTTAACGGTATTACCGGCATTGAGTGTATAACCTTGAATGAAAGCGATGTTATCAGACATGAAATTGTAGGCCGGATCATTAAGGCCTATGACCGATACGAGCAGGAACAACATTAA
- the yqfD gene encoding sporulation protein YqfD, producing the protein MMSKLANYLQGAVRIRVSGMMPEKLINLCVTQHISLWGITKHNDDLLVWMKLGDFFTIREMVRKSRTRITIVRRYGFPFTAKRLKRRKVLLIGPLVFFLALNILSSYVWFVDVMGLKNLPDSRIKEIAFQQGLKPGALKNDINTKQIENEILITLPEVAWIGVNFVGTRAVIEIVEKTVPKQEDKSPANLIAAKDGVITEIIVLAGQTMLKKGDTVKKGDLLIQGIAPEAPEATVKPPEAPVPEQPIRAKGIVKARVWYESYGETELATAVHEPTGRQQLGVVLKIGSNEFVVKKPDLTQFALYEQEAIHKKLPLWRNSGLIVESSIDVYHELDTSWLEITLEQARDAARTKALDQLQRLIPQTAHILSRNVEVIKTTEPNLVRVKVTIEAEEDIVQSVMISQ; encoded by the coding sequence ATGATGTCTAAGCTGGCAAATTATCTGCAGGGGGCTGTACGGATAAGGGTAAGCGGCATGATGCCGGAAAAGTTGATTAATTTGTGTGTCACTCAGCATATTTCCTTATGGGGAATAACGAAACATAATGACGATCTGTTGGTATGGATGAAGCTGGGCGACTTTTTTACTATCCGGGAAATGGTCCGTAAAAGCCGCACCAGAATTACCATTGTACGACGGTATGGTTTTCCTTTTACGGCCAAGCGTCTTAAGCGGCGCAAAGTTCTATTGATCGGCCCGCTGGTTTTTTTTCTGGCCTTAAATATTTTGTCTTCATACGTATGGTTTGTTGATGTCATGGGTTTGAAAAATTTGCCTGACAGCAGGATAAAAGAAATTGCCTTCCAGCAAGGCTTAAAACCGGGGGCTTTAAAAAACGATATTAACACCAAACAGATTGAAAATGAAATTTTAATCACTCTGCCTGAAGTGGCGTGGATTGGCGTCAATTTTGTCGGTACCAGGGCGGTGATTGAAATTGTTGAAAAGACGGTTCCTAAACAGGAGGACAAATCACCGGCCAATCTTATTGCCGCTAAGGATGGGGTAATTACCGAAATTATTGTTTTGGCCGGGCAGACAATGCTGAAAAAGGGGGATACCGTCAAGAAAGGAGATTTGCTGATTCAAGGTATTGCCCCGGAAGCGCCGGAAGCAACTGTCAAACCGCCGGAGGCGCCCGTTCCGGAGCAGCCAATCAGGGCCAAGGGAATTGTTAAAGCCAGAGTGTGGTATGAAAGCTATGGCGAAACTGAGTTGGCGACGGCGGTTCATGAGCCTACCGGACGCCAGCAGCTGGGCGTTGTATTGAAAATCGGCTCGAATGAATTTGTCGTTAAAAAGCCTGACTTAACGCAGTTTGCGTTGTATGAGCAGGAAGCCATTCATAAAAAGCTGCCGTTGTGGAGGAATAGCGGCCTGATTGTCGAATCAAGTATAGATGTTTACCATGAGCTTGATACCAGTTGGCTGGAAATTACTTTGGAGCAAGCCCGCGACGCCGCTAGAACTAAGGCCTTGGATCAGCTTCAGCGGCTGATTCCCCAAACAGCTCATATTTTATCGCGAAATGTTGAAGTGATCAAAACCACCGAGCCTAATTTGGTGCGGGTAAAGGTTACCATTGAAGCAGAGGAAGATATTGTTCAAAGTGTCATGATTTCGCAATGA
- the yqfC gene encoding sporulation protein YqfC has translation MQSRKRGRLQRLAGLLEIPQDIVMDLPRITMLGNKQLLIENHKGIIEYTPSMIRIKLNQGELVIGGTDLTLGNLQIEQILVEGTVGELKYDV, from the coding sequence ATGCAATCGCGAAAACGCGGAAGATTACAGAGGCTGGCCGGTTTATTGGAAATTCCGCAGGATATTGTCATGGATTTGCCGAGAATTACTATGTTAGGCAATAAACAATTATTAATCGAAAACCATAAAGGCATAATCGAATACACCCCCTCAATGATCAGAATCAAGCTAAACCAGGGTGAATTAGTGATTGGCGGAACCGATCTGACCTTGGGCAATTTGCAGATAGAGCAAATCCTGGTTGAAGGTACGGTGGGGGAATTAAAGTATGATGTCTAA
- a CDS encoding ATP-binding protein, producing the protein MSQYKGRLTYAKGTYVEFVVAPNQDVDFGDILAVEGNDGGRFYVRAYDFKVKSRWSGLNGVGYLMSKLDENGQVQDQEELEFYLGGNHTVKLAMAEQLCYSDAAGNLFNPKTCPDFFCQVRSLNDDDTALLSEMKGDLEIGFLKSGRGIMELPVGIYGSKAITEHIGVFGTTGSGKSNLVKVLAGSIIDNGNYGLLVFDVHNEYFKDLSAHPQAKKRLSVYNTNPQSDHCQKLLVNFDEIDPEDITACATFTEPQLDAIYKLSSVWQENWMNYVLKYDTADIIDELAGCTGQKFHSRTISKIKSICWNLEQELNVGDQQQTVIGHMMQDLEQGKVVLVELKNISPVGEQALSTLLSKKLLQNYAAKSDVDRSKVKPVMIVLEEAHRFLGKKEQSSNNVFARLVSEARKFNLGMCVVDQQPRLLADKVLSQLNTLFILGLASKADRTKLEAMCRKDILQQRNEIKNLECGEMIVATNYMRFAAPVKVHKYEDFLVNRYGGAALTPAAVPVPGVGF; encoded by the coding sequence ATGTCACAATATAAAGGACGACTGACCTATGCTAAGGGGACTTATGTTGAGTTTGTTGTGGCTCCTAACCAGGATGTGGATTTTGGCGATATTTTAGCCGTAGAAGGTAATGATGGAGGGCGATTTTATGTCAGGGCTTATGATTTTAAAGTTAAATCGCGCTGGTCAGGCCTGAATGGCGTTGGGTATTTAATGAGTAAGCTTGATGAAAATGGGCAAGTTCAGGATCAGGAAGAACTAGAGTTTTATCTGGGAGGCAATCATACGGTTAAATTGGCGATGGCTGAGCAGTTATGCTATTCCGATGCCGCCGGAAACTTATTTAACCCTAAGACCTGTCCCGATTTTTTTTGTCAGGTCCGTTCCTTAAATGATGACGATACGGCTTTATTGTCCGAAATGAAAGGCGATTTGGAAATTGGCTTTTTAAAAAGCGGCCGCGGTATAATGGAATTGCCTGTTGGCATTTATGGTTCAAAGGCAATTACCGAACATATCGGTGTTTTTGGCACGACAGGCTCGGGCAAAAGCAATCTTGTCAAAGTTCTGGCAGGCTCAATTATTGATAATGGCAATTACGGTTTACTGGTGTTCGATGTTCATAATGAATATTTTAAGGATCTGTCCGCTCATCCACAGGCTAAGAAACGGCTTAGCGTGTACAACACCAATCCCCAGTCGGATCATTGTCAAAAGCTGCTGGTCAATTTTGACGAAATTGATCCTGAAGATATTACTGCCTGTGCGACCTTTACCGAACCGCAATTGGACGCTATCTATAAATTGTCATCGGTCTGGCAGGAAAACTGGATGAATTATGTGTTAAAGTATGATACCGCCGATATTATTGATGAACTGGCCGGTTGTACCGGTCAGAAGTTCCATTCCCGTACAATCAGCAAGATTAAAAGTATTTGCTGGAATCTGGAGCAGGAATTAAATGTTGGCGATCAGCAGCAAACGGTGATTGGTCATATGATGCAGGACTTAGAACAGGGTAAAGTGGTTTTGGTTGAATTGAAAAATATTTCTCCGGTTGGCGAGCAGGCGTTATCGACGCTTTTATCCAAAAAGCTGTTGCAAAATTATGCGGCAAAATCGGATGTTGACCGCAGTAAAGTAAAACCGGTGATGATTGTTTTAGAAGAGGCCCACCGCTTTCTGGGGAAAAAAGAACAAAGCAGCAATAATGTCTTTGCCCGGCTGGTCAGTGAAGCCCGTAAGTTTAATTTGGGTATGTGCGTGGTGGATCAGCAGCCCCGTTTATTGGCCGACAAGGTGTTATCCCAGCTCAATACACTGTTTATTTTAGGGCTGGCTTCCAAGGCTGACCGGACTAAGCTGGAAGCTATGTGCCGCAAAGATATTTTACAGCAGCGCAATGAGATTAAGAATCTGGAGTGCGGGGAAATGATTGTTGCGACGAACTACATGCGTTTCGCAGCACCGGTAAAAGTGCACAAATATGAGGATTTTTTGGTTAACCGGTACGGCGGTGCGGCTTTAACGCCTGCAGCTGTCCCGGTGCCGGGAGTTGGTTTTTAG
- a CDS encoding TonB-dependent receptor, producing MKKKLSPARKRLLYVLIGSSLFWHTPVITYAEDTAVTAAAAGETDSPAGSAAQTTAGQREFSLEGIEVTAGRDTLPPVYAGGQVARGGNVGILGNKDFMDTPFSITSYTAQTMEDQQASTLYDVLSNDSSIRFTTSNGHFVEMYKIRGLDVSYQHLYFNGMQGLAHFDHIPVEFLERVEVLKGPSSFLYGGVNTSVGGAINLVPKRAKEEDSNSFTADYTSSSQLGGHIDIGRRFGKNKEFGVRFNGVYADGDTETDGQSKKRQLGALGLDYRHDRWRLSLDAFSSEESFDNGSVAMYGLAGGYVKAPDGSTNVFPGIYGKGRNNGFLFKSEYDVSGNVTAYASMGKLANRGTGFLSGTNVVGFKSNGDGTISMLKQNWWQDSVAAELGLRGNYRTGAVNHQLAVGYNAMDTESAFAWNRITGIATNIYNPTSLASYLAALPTPSKSAKTSETNLSSLFIADTLSFNEEKVQLTLGVRQQNVQTKSFNATTGAVTAKYDEDATTPAIGLVVKPWDAPVSFYANYIEGLSPGSEVTNVDAVNYREVFAPYKSKQYEVGAKWDHGTFANTLSFYQIEKPSVITLTQSDGTIKVSDDAEQRNRGIEWNAFGAINDKVRLLGGIAYTRAEYTRDVSTKQGNTPYGVPKYQANLGVEWDTPWNPDLTLSVRAIFSSSQYVDSTNTVKIPSWVRYDIGAKYKTVVNKVPVTFRASVENVFDRNYWSGLFADGYATVGGPRTFKLSASMQL from the coding sequence AGTGACCGCCGGCAGGGATACTCTGCCCCCGGTCTACGCCGGCGGCCAGGTGGCCCGGGGCGGCAACGTTGGCATTCTGGGCAACAAGGATTTCATGGACACGCCCTTCAGCATCACCAGTTATACCGCCCAGACTATGGAAGATCAGCAGGCCAGTACCTTGTACGACGTGCTCAGCAACGATTCCTCCATCAGGTTCACCACCTCCAACGGACATTTTGTCGAAATGTATAAGATCCGCGGATTAGATGTAAGTTATCAGCATCTTTATTTTAACGGCATGCAGGGTTTGGCACACTTCGATCATATTCCGGTTGAATTTTTAGAACGGGTGGAAGTGCTCAAAGGACCCAGTTCTTTTCTCTACGGCGGCGTGAACACCTCGGTGGGCGGCGCTATCAACCTAGTGCCCAAACGCGCTAAGGAGGAAGACAGTAATTCTTTTACTGCCGATTATACCTCCTCATCCCAGTTAGGCGGGCATATTGACATAGGACGCCGCTTCGGCAAAAATAAAGAATTCGGTGTCCGCTTCAACGGGGTATATGCGGACGGCGACACCGAAACCGACGGACAGTCCAAGAAACGTCAGTTGGGCGCACTGGGGCTGGATTACCGTCACGACAGATGGCGTTTATCCCTGGATGCCTTCAGTTCTGAGGAATCGTTTGACAACGGCTCCGTTGCCATGTATGGTCTAGCCGGCGGCTACGTGAAGGCGCCGGACGGTTCCACCAACGTCTTTCCAGGCATCTATGGCAAAGGCCGGAATAATGGTTTTCTTTTTAAAAGCGAATACGATGTTAGCGGCAATGTAACCGCCTATGCCAGTATGGGCAAACTGGCAAACAGGGGAACCGGTTTTCTCTCCGGCACTAACGTCGTCGGTTTCAAGTCAAATGGAGACGGCACGATCAGTATGCTTAAGCAAAACTGGTGGCAAGACAGCGTTGCGGCCGAACTGGGCTTGCGCGGCAACTATCGGACCGGCGCGGTTAACCATCAACTGGCCGTAGGTTACAATGCTATGGATACGGAATCCGCCTTTGCCTGGAACCGGATAACCGGCATTGCGACAAATATTTATAACCCCACATCTCTCGCGTCCTATCTAGCCGCACTGCCGACCCCGTCCAAGTCGGCGAAAACCAGTGAAACCAATCTCTCCAGCCTGTTTATCGCCGACACGCTTTCTTTTAACGAGGAAAAAGTTCAGCTGACCCTGGGGGTACGGCAGCAAAATGTGCAAACCAAAAGCTTCAACGCCACAACCGGCGCCGTGACTGCCAAGTATGATGAAGACGCTACCACGCCGGCAATCGGGCTGGTAGTCAAGCCATGGGACGCTCCTGTATCGTTTTATGCCAACTATATCGAAGGTCTGAGTCCGGGATCGGAAGTAACCAATGTGGATGCAGTAAACTACAGGGAAGTATTTGCGCCGTACAAGAGCAAACAATACGAAGTCGGCGCAAAATGGGACCATGGTACCTTCGCCAATACGCTGAGCTTTTATCAGATCGAAAAACCCAGTGTGATTACGCTTACCCAAAGTGATGGCACGATCAAAGTCAGTGACGACGCGGAGCAGCGCAACCGCGGCATTGAATGGAACGCTTTTGGCGCAATCAATGACAAAGTGCGGCTGCTGGGCGGCATCGCCTATACGCGCGCCGAATATACCCGCGATGTAAGCACTAAGCAAGGCAATACTCCGTACGGCGTCCCCAAATATCAGGCTAATCTGGGCGTGGAATGGGATACTCCCTGGAATCCTGATTTAACCTTGAGTGTCCGGGCAATTTTCAGCAGTTCCCAATATGTCGATTCCACCAATACGGTAAAAATACCGAGCTGGGTGCGCTATGACATCGGCGCGAAGTACAAAACCGTCGTTAATAAAGTCCCGGTCACCTTCCGGGCCAGCGTGGAAAATGTATTTGACAGGAATTATTGGAGCGGCTTATTTGCCGACGGGTATGCCACGGTAGGCGGGCCCCGCACATTTAAATTGTCAGCGTCCATGCAGTTGTAA